One window of the Falco biarmicus isolate bFalBia1 chromosome Z, bFalBia1.pri, whole genome shotgun sequence genome contains the following:
- the LOC130142197 gene encoding E3 ubiquitin-protein ligase Topors-like, with protein MASGAEEALQDSGSATSQLQRAGQQQAAADGPCPICLDSTDNTAYLDTCFHAFCFDCIQQWAAMRAPCPLCRRPFSCILHTVRADDDYQEYVVGSSAHRQRTAARQRVYSRTLQQRYNLRPRPTSEPVAGRRGSAEQDPAAWQGTAPRTSDPSTQQAAGERPASPANGPVLRFDELALQAQIVGFTDVE; from the coding sequence ATGGCGTCAGGTGCTGAAGAGGCTCTGCAGGACAGTGGCTCTGCCACAAGCCAGCTGCAGCgcgcagggcagcagcaggcagcagcagatggcCCATGCCCCATCTGCCTGGACAGCACGGACAACACAGCCTACCTCGACACCTGCTTCCACGCCTTCTGCTTTGACTGCATCCAGCAGTGGGCTGCCATGAGAGCCCCGTGCCCACTCTGCAGGCGGCCTTTCAGCTGCATCCTGCACACTGTGAGGGCAGATGACGACTACCAGGAGTACGTTGTGGGCTCATCCGCCCACCGGCAGAGGACCGCGGCCAGGCAGAGGGTCTACAGCAGAACCCTGCAGCAGCGCTACAACCTGCGCCCAAGGCCCACCAGTGAGCCCGTCGCTGGCAGAAGGGGGTCTGCGGAGCAGGACCCAGCAGCGTGGCAGGGCACAGCTCCAAGGACCTCCGACCCCTCCACCcaacaggctgcaggggaacgcccagccagccctgccaaTGGACCTGTTCTCCGCTTTGATGAGCTGGCACTGCAAGCTCAGATTGTTGGCTTCACGGACGTAGAATAA